From the genome of Candidatus Defluviilinea proxima:
TCCCGGTTGGGCGGTAAAGTTGATATCGTGCAAGATGTCCTCGTCGGCACCGGGATAACGGAATGACACGTTACGGAATTCCACCATGCCCTTGAAGGGTTCGGGGAATTTCTTCGGCTCTTTCGGATCGTGAATATGGATCTCGGTTTCGAGAACCTCAGCGATGCGTTCAGCGGATACGGAGGCACGCGGAAGGATGATGAACAACATGGACATCATCAAGAACGCGAACATGATCTGCATGCCATATTGCATGAAGGCGATCATGTCACCGACCTGCATGTTTGCATCAGCAACCTGTCTGGCGCCAAACCAAATGACACCCAGCATCAACAGGTTCATAATGAACATCATGAGCGGCATCATCACAACCATTGTTCGGTTGATGAACAACGAGATAGCGGTCAGATCTGAATTGGCTTTATCGAATCGTTCTTTCTCAAAGCCTTGCATGTTGAACGCACGGATGACCATCATGCCCGAGAGATTTTCACGAGCCACCAGGTTTACACGATCCGTCAACTTTTGAATGATCCTGAACTTGGGCATGGCAATAGTCATAACGATAACGATCAAGCTGACCAGCATCAAAACTGCCACGACGATAAGCCACGCAAGAGGCGAATCCTTGGAAAGCACCTTGATGACACCACCGACACCGATCAAGGGCGCGTAGAAGATCATGCGCACCATAATCATGACCACCGTCTGGATCTGGGTGATGTCGTTGGTGGTGCGGGTGATCAAAGAGGCTGTTGAGAAATGTTCAAACTCGGTGCTGGAGAAGGATTCCACTGTTTTGAAGGTATCGCGACGAATATCACGCCCCATACCGGCGGCGATCTTCGCAGAGAGATACCCCACAATGATCGTACAAAGGGCAGAGAGTAACGTCAGCCCAAGCATCCATGCGCCAAGATTCATGATGTAGCGGTTTTGCAGTTTGGCTGTATCCATGCCAAGTGCTTCATATTCTGCCTTGACCGCACTGACCGCCGCCTGTGCGACCATGCTTTCGCCCAATGCATCAAATTTTGAATTGACGCCATCCTTGATCTTGGTCAATGTTTCAGCGGGAAGCTTACCAAGCACTGAGAACACATCGGTACCGGGGGGGAGTTTGCTCAAGTCACCAAATCCACCACCCATTTGCGCGGCTTTGGATGGGTCGGCTGCGGCTTGTTCAATGGCCGAAACCGTTAGAAGTGACTTCGCCATGATGGGGCTGAGCTTGTCGATCTCAGCCTGATCCACCTTGTTCAATACATAAATGGCTTCTGTTTCCAGGATGGGATATTCTTTTACATATGTTTCATAGTCGGCAGAATTCTTATCCACCAACGTATAGTCTGCAAGGACTGTGTCTTTATCTTCCGCGCTCATGAAGATGAATACACGGTTCATCTCACTTTCACGAATGGCCTGCGGCACGGCATTTTCCACGCCGCCCTGTTGAATACCGGTATTGACGATGCGTGAAAGATAATCTGGCAACGCCAGGTCAAAGTTTGCCTGCGCAAATAAAAGCGCTATCGAAACAATGAGCATCAATAAATAAGGTTTTGTATATTTTGCCAATTTAGTCATGGCTATTCTTATTCCTTTCTCTAAAACAGTTAATCGCCGCTGATGACTGGTTCAACGGATGTGATATTTAATTTCATTAACTCTTGCGGTTGTTTCTTTAGTCGTCCTAAAAGAACAACGAGAATACGTGAGAACTTGAACCATGCGGTCAAAACGGTAACCTGCATGCCGCTTTTTCCATCCGTTGCAGAAGATGCCAGCCAGAGAGCTTTCTCTGCAGGTACATTTGCATCGTTGCCCCATAATAGGACAACATATCGCAATGGGTTAAGTTTGTCTTCGTATCCATTCAACGCATGGACGTTACTCAACATCTCGGTCTTTACAAGCCCGGGGTTGAAGCCGAACACATCCACGCCGCTATCTTTGTATTCTTTTGCCAGAGCCATCGTGAAGTTACGCACCCAAACTTTGCTTGAGCTATAAGCATTCTGAAAAGGGACCGCGCCGTTATCGCCACGTCCAAGCAGGTTGATCAACTTTCCACTTTTCTGTTTGATGAAATAACGCATGGCAACGAATGATCCGTTATAAGTTCCGGTGATATTCGTATCGATCACACTCATAAAATCGCCGCTGGGGATATGAGCGGTCGGCCCATAGGGTGCTGAAAGGCCGGCGTTGTTGACCCAGATGTCCACACGCCCGAACGCGCTGATGGCGAACTCTGCCAACGCTTCCACCTGTTGGATGTCAGACACGTCACATGCCAGACCCGCGGCCTGCATTCCGTTTTCTTGAAGTTTTTTCACCGCTTCATCGACTGCGCGTTGTGTGCGTGATGCGATTACAACTTTCGCGCCCTCTCGAGCATATGTTTCCGCGATGGCATAACCTAACCCGCGTGAGCCGCCGGTGATCACGGCAACTTTATTTTGTAAAATACCTTTCATTCTCTTTCCTTAATCCTATAGAGTGTATATCGTGTTTGTGAATTGAATATGTATAAGCTGGGAATATTCTGCCTAATGGACAGGTTCAGCTTCAACGTCCTGTGCGATGCGGGTAAGGATATCAAGCGCTTCGATGATTTTGGCCCGTTCACCATCGGTCAATCGTTCTTCGAGCTGGTCCATCCAACGATAACGTTCTTCAAGTCCCTGCTGAATGACATCCCTACCTTTATCGGTCAAGTTCAACAACTTGGCACGACGATCATTCGGGTCTTCCTCACGGAGGATAAATCCGTTCTGAACCAGCTTATCTACAAGTTGACTCGCCGCAGCAGGTGTGATCTCAAACCGTTCGCTGACCTCAGACATGCCGAACGCGCCTCGATGATGCAGTTGCATCATCACACCGAACTGTGGCATGGAAAGGCCAATAGATTTGGCAAAGAGCCCCCAACCGCGCATGGAACGATGCATAAACACGTCCATCCATGCGTGGATGGATCTGGTAAATTGGAGTGAGTTGGTCATTGTTAAGCCTTCTTTTTAGTTAAGCTGACTTAACTTTATGCATGAGACGGGTTTTGGTCAAGAGGCGGGAGATAAGAGATCTGTTAGAAATTCGGACCGTGTTCCAATTCATGTTTTCTTCTTGACTCGTACCTTACGGGAGGGTCTATACTATGCACGCTGATGGCCATCAGTGTGAAAAGGTAGGCTTATGATCAAGATCGGTGACTTCTCCAAACTGGCACATATCTCCATCAAGACCCTGCACCACTATGGGTCTCTCGGACTCATCAAACCGGTTCATATCGACCGATATACCGGCTACCGTTACTACGAGCTGGAACAACTCGGACAACTCAACCGCATCCTGGCCCTGAAAGAGTTGGGCTTTACGCTGGAACAGGTTGCACAACTGATGAACGAAAACCTGTCTGTAGCCGAGATGCGCGGGATGCTGCGTCTGAAACAGATGGAACTAGCTGAAAAAGTTGAAGAGGAGCTGGCCCGTCTGGCACGTGTCGAAATGCGTCTGCGTCAGATCGAAGTGGACGGTTCTCCGCCGCAACGCGAGATCGCGCTCAAAGATGTCCCCGCACAGACAGTGTTGTCTGCCCGGGTTGTGGCAGCCAGTGAAGAGCAGGTGTCCCCTGCACGGCAGAGTTTGCAGTACCTGCTCCAAAACTATCTGGAACAGGCACGGCTCAAACCGACAGGTCCCTGGTTCGCATTGCTGGAAAACATGCCCTATAAAGAGATGGATAACGAAGTCTCTCTGGCAGTGGGCATAGACCTGCGCAACGGGCAGCGTGCCGGAGACTGGGAAGGGACTCCCGTCAAGTTACAGGAGTTGGATGCGGCCCCCATTATGGCCAGCGTGATCCACACCAGTGAGGCTGGCCTTCTACCGCAGACGTACTCATTCTTGTATGGCTGGACACAGTCCAACGGATACCAAATCACCGGTTCGTGTCGTGAGATCTACCTGTCTGAAGATGGAGCGAATATTGCTCTGACGTCTGGCCCGGAACCTGACATGATCGAAGTTCAATGTCCTATTGAAAGGACCAGGGTTCCGGCCTCGATACTTTCACCTGATAAAAAGGAAAATACAATGGAACCAAAAATTGTTACCAGACCGGCTTTCAAAACCGTGGGGCTGTCTTACGTTGGCAAGAACCAGAATGGCGAGATCCCGCAAATGTGGGGTGTCTTCAATCAACGCATGGGAGAGATAAAGGCCAGCAGTGAAGAAGAATACTTTGGCCTTTGCTTCAGCGAACCCAAAGGGGCCAAAGAGGGCGAATTCGAATATGTGTCCGCAGCCTTGGTTGCTGATGCGAAGGACATTCCGGATGGAATGGTATATCGGGAAGTCCCCGAACTTAAATATGCGGTCTTCACCCATCATGGCAAACTGGACAAGCTCGGTGAAACCTATGAGTACATCTATAACACCTGGCTGTCGCAATCCGGACATAAACTCCACCCGAGCAAGTTCGACATGGAAGTGTACGACAAGGATTTCGCCTCCGATAAAGATGAATCGAAGTTCTACATTTATGTAGCCATTCAATAAACAAACCATCCTCACCAATATGACTATTGACCCGGCAGACCTTTTGCCGGGTCAATTATTTTCAATTGGCACATTGAAGAAACGGGGTTGATTATGGTAACGAGTGAAGTATGTCTAAAATCTAACGCCAGAAGTACCTCACATTTCCCAAAAATCGTACGGGGATGGTATTATGTCTGTCATCAAATCTCAATGCAGGTATGCGGAACACAATTGAGATTCCCAACGTTGGGAAAATATGTCGAAGATATTCATCAGCTACTCACGTAAAGACATAGACTTCGCCCGCAAACTGGCAGGCGACCTCGAAACGGCAGGCTACGATGCCTGGTGGGATATTACCGACCTGCAAGGCGGTGACGATTGGGTCAAGACCATCCCCAACGCCATCGCTGAGAGTCAATACGTCATCGTTGTCCTCACGCCAAACTCCATCGCTTCTGAATGGGTACAAAAAGAATACACACAGGCCCTCACACTTCACAAGAAGATCATTCCGATCATGCTTGTTCCATGTAGCGTACCCTTTGCACTGAACACCATCAACTTCGTTAACTTCGCCACCGGTGAATACCCCGATAATTTCAAAAAACTTCTCACCCCACTTGGCTTCACAGGCACACCACCCGTTGTCGCCCCGTATCAAAAAGCCATCGCATCCATCCCGCCCGCAGTTCTTAAATATGGGATACCCTCCCTTATAGGCTTGATCCTCCTTTTAGCATTTATCTTCATCCCAAAACAGACTCCACCTGAGACGCCAACGGTCACACCTACGTTTCCGCCTGTGATCTCCCCAACAGCATCTGTCACACCCGAGCCTTTCACTGCCACATCTTCACCCACGCTTGCTGATACAGTTACAGCCAGTGCCACACCCACAAAACTTACATCCACTCCCTCGTTGACCAAAGAAGCCTTTGAAACGATTCGACTCTGCATCAATGTAAAAGCCGATGTCAGTAACATCAACGTGCGTTCTGGTCCCGGCACATTCTATGCTGTATTAGGCAAACCACTCGATGTAACGGATGCATGTCTCACCTTCCGCGCTGTTAGTGAAGATGAAATGTGGTTCCTGATAGCACCCAATCAAAAAGATGCAGACCTCAAACAATATGAAGGTGGCTGGATACGTCACGACCTGCTCGGCCTCGAACAAACTGGTTCAGTGAATCTGCCCATCGTCACATTGACTGCCACACCCACACCCAGCGACACGCCCACCGTCACACCGACTTTTACGCGCACACCAACGCCCACCAGCACAGCCACATTCACTATCACGCCATCCGCAACGCCGTCATCAACTCCAACTGACACAGACACACCCGAGCCGACGGCGACAGACACGCCCGCTCCATAAACAAGGATGTGATCCACAAAACTAAAAGAACTTTGTAGATTATTCTGTTGTGTTCAATTATGCAAGAGGTTTATTCAGTCTTTTTTTCCAAAATAACTAAACGCTATCAAAGCGGCTGCGACCACTGATATTGCAATTGCAAAGAATAGTAAATCATTTGGATTCTTCCACTCTACCAACCGCTCCAGAAACTTGACTGCCATAACCAAAACGATCACACTGCTTAACTTTGTTTTGAGTTCGTGCAAATTATGTGCCAACATCCAATCAGGCAAATTCAATTTGCCCACAAAGAGTTCGTACATGCTCACTGAAAAAATCTGCAAAGCAATGGCGATCAAGAAACTATCCACGATTTCTATCAACGAGACGGCAATAGAAGAGTCTTTGCCGTAACTCGTAATGATTAGCATTATCGCATTGAAAGTCTTCACGGCTCCCCATCCAAACGCCACAACAGAGGCCAGAAGCAAAGAAATAATGCCTATGTATGCCAGGTAACCTGTTTTTTCAAGGAGTCTTCCCATGTGCGTTATGCCTTTCCAAGTGAGTTAGTCAAGTGTAATGGATTAAAACGTCCGTATGGATCATGTTTCTTGAGCCGGACCCGGTTTGAGGTCCAGAAAAAGAAGCGCGGGGTTTGCATCCTGTATTATTGATCGTTGAGCTTTTCTTTGTCTATTTCTTCCATCACGCGTAGAAAAAGTTCTACAGCATTCGGGTCAAAATGTGTGCCCGCCTGCGAGAGGATGTAGTCGCGCACTTTTGTTTCATCCCAACCTTTGCGGTAAGGACGGTCAGAGCGCAGGGCATCCCAGACATCAACAATGGCGAAGAGGCGTGCCGCCAACGGGATCTGTGCGCCAGCCAAGCCACGCGGGTAGCCGGAGCCATCCCATTTTTCATGATGGCAATAGGGGATATCGAGTGCTGGGCGCAGGTACTCAATGGGAGATAACATTTCATATGCATAGATGGGATGCCTGCGCATGATCTCCCATTCTTCGTTGGAAAGGTAATCCTCTTTGAGAAGGATGGCATCGGGGACGCCCATCTTGCCAATATCATGCAGAAGCGCTCCGTGTTTGATATGCATCAACTCAGTATCTTTGATGCCAGCCAATCGGGCAAGGCGGAGAGTCACTTCAGTTACACGGAAGGTGTGATCTTTGGTCTCTCGATCACGCAAGTCCAACGCATGCGACCAACCTTCGATGGTACGACTGTATGCGAGGGCAAGTTCAAAGTTGGAACGTTGCAAGTCTTCAAACGCTTTGATACTTTCAATAGCCATGGCCGCCTGCCCCGACATGGCTTCGAGAAATTCAAGCCAATCCTGATTCGGCTCGAATGGGGAGCGATGCCCCAAGTACATGACGCCCACTACATTACCTTTAGCGATCAATGGCACCACAAAGCAAGAAAGGAACCCTT
Proteins encoded in this window:
- a CDS encoding GyrI-like domain-containing protein — translated: MIKIGDFSKLAHISIKTLHHYGSLGLIKPVHIDRYTGYRYYELEQLGQLNRILALKELGFTLEQVAQLMNENLSVAEMRGMLRLKQMELAEKVEEELARLARVEMRLRQIEVDGSPPQREIALKDVPAQTVLSARVVAASEEQVSPARQSLQYLLQNYLEQARLKPTGPWFALLENMPYKEMDNEVSLAVGIDLRNGQRAGDWEGTPVKLQELDAAPIMASVIHTSEAGLLPQTYSFLYGWTQSNGYQITGSCREIYLSEDGANIALTSGPEPDMIEVQCPIERTRVPASILSPDKKENTMEPKIVTRPAFKTVGLSYVGKNQNGEIPQMWGVFNQRMGEIKASSEEEYFGLCFSEPKGAKEGEFEYVSAALVADAKDIPDGMVYREVPELKYAVFTHHGKLDKLGETYEYIYNTWLSQSGHKLHPSKFDMEVYDKDFASDKDESKFYIYVAIQ
- a CDS encoding SDR family oxidoreductase; translated protein: MKGILQNKVAVITGGSRGLGYAIAETYAREGAKVVIASRTQRAVDEAVKKLQENGMQAAGLACDVSDIQQVEALAEFAISAFGRVDIWVNNAGLSAPYGPTAHIPSGDFMSVIDTNITGTYNGSFVAMRYFIKQKSGKLINLLGRGDNGAVPFQNAYSSSKVWVRNFTMALAKEYKDSGVDVFGFNPGLVKTEMLSNVHALNGYEDKLNPLRYVVLLWGNDANVPAEKALWLASSATDGKSGMQVTVLTAWFKFSRILVVLLGRLKKQPQELMKLNITSVEPVISGD
- a CDS encoding ABC transporter ATP-binding protein codes for the protein MTKLAKYTKPYLLMLIVSIALLFAQANFDLALPDYLSRIVNTGIQQGGVENAVPQAIRESEMNRVFIFMSAEDKDTVLADYTLVDKNSADYETYVKEYPILETEAIYVLNKVDQAEIDKLSPIMAKSLLTVSAIEQAAADPSKAAQMGGGFGDLSKLPPGTDVFSVLGKLPAETLTKIKDGVNSKFDALGESMVAQAAVSAVKAEYEALGMDTAKLQNRYIMNLGAWMLGLTLLSALCTIIVGYLSAKIAAGMGRDIRRDTFKTVESFSSTEFEHFSTASLITRTTNDITQIQTVVMIMVRMIFYAPLIGVGGVIKVLSKDSPLAWLIVVAVLMLVSLIVIVMTIAMPKFRIIQKLTDRVNLVARENLSGMMVIRAFNMQGFEKERFDKANSDLTAISLFINRTMVVMMPLMMFIMNLLMLGVIWFGARQVADANMQVGDMIAFMQYGMQIMFAFLMMSMLFIILPRASVSAERIAEVLETEIHIHDPKEPKKFPEPFKGMVEFRNVSFRYPGADEDILHDINFTAQPGQMTAFIGSTGSGKSTIISLLPRFYEVTGGSILVDGVDIREVTQHELREKIGYVPQKGSLFSGTIESNLLYADKNATPEMLESAIMIAQAKEFVTSSPEGMAMQISQGGSNVSGGQKQRLSIARAIVKKPPIYILDDSFSALDFKTDAALRRAFKEHAANSTMLIVTQRVSTIKNAEQIIVLDEGRIVGKGTHRELMENCETYREIATSQLTQEELA
- a CDS encoding toll/interleukin-1 receptor domain-containing protein, whose product is MSKIFISYSRKDIDFARKLAGDLETAGYDAWWDITDLQGGDDWVKTIPNAIAESQYVIVVLTPNSIASEWVQKEYTQALTLHKKIIPIMLVPCSVPFALNTINFVNFATGEYPDNFKKLLTPLGFTGTPPVVAPYQKAIASIPPAVLKYGIPSLIGLILLLAFIFIPKQTPPETPTVTPTFPPVISPTASVTPEPFTATSSPTLADTVTASATPTKLTSTPSLTKEAFETIRLCINVKADVSNINVRSGPGTFYAVLGKPLDVTDACLTFRAVSEDEMWFLIAPNQKDADLKQYEGGWIRHDLLGLEQTGSVNLPIVTLTATPTPSDTPTVTPTFTRTPTPTSTATFTITPSATPSSTPTDTDTPEPTATDTPAP
- a CDS encoding YqhA family protein, yielding MGRLLEKTGYLAYIGIISLLLASVVAFGWGAVKTFNAIMLIITSYGKDSSIAVSLIEIVDSFLIAIALQIFSVSMYELFVGKLNLPDWMLAHNLHELKTKLSSVIVLVMAVKFLERLVEWKNPNDLLFFAIAISVVAAALIAFSYFGKKD
- a CDS encoding MarR family transcriptional regulator, giving the protein MTNSLQFTRSIHAWMDVFMHRSMRGWGLFAKSIGLSMPQFGVMMQLHHRGAFGMSEVSERFEITPAAASQLVDKLVQNGFILREEDPNDRRAKLLNLTDKGRDVIQQGLEERYRWMDQLEERLTDGERAKIIEALDILTRIAQDVEAEPVH